GCAAAAGCCGAAAGGTTTCAAATTCTCCGCAAAGGAGGAATGTGAAAGGCTGTGCCTTCCCAAGCGCTCTCTGTTTTCACGTTCACctattttgctttgctgcaggtttgtttttgtggtggaATGCAGCGTGCTTAGCATGCAGCACGTGTGAGAGGAAAGGAGTGAAGTTATATGGAAAGCAGAGGTACAGAACGGAGGATTTGGGCACCACGTCCCCAGTGTGGGGGGccgggctgtgtgctgctcgCTGCTTGTGGGCTCTGTGTTCACATGGTGtcagctgcaggatggggcGATGCAGTGTGATCCCACTTGGTCAGGGGGCAGAAAACCTTCCGTCATATTTGTCATGGAAATCCAAATAAGGACACCCGGGGTCAACACACCCTTCTACAGACGTGGTGTGAACGAAGGAGCTGAAGTCACAGCCCGCATTTTGCACCAGCACTCACAGAGGGGAGCTGATGGAATGGCACCGCAGTGCTTTCTGTGCCTCACAAATGTTTGCCTGCACCTTGGCTGGCAGCTCCCTTTGGCGCACGGCTGAGGTGGGGATGCCTGTGTTTAtggtgctgctcccagccccgtGCTTTGCCCAGGTTTCTGCAGTGAGCTGTGTGATGGTAACGCGGTGTCGCACCAGGGGCATTGGGAACGGAGCCCTGCTGACATCAGGTTGGAGTATTTGGGCAGAACTTGGTCTGTGAGCTGAATCCCTGCGTGTCCCCACGCAGCATCCCCAGGCATGGAGTGGTGCTGTGGggagcccagcagagctgtcctgagtggggcaggggctgcaggctgccccTGTTACAATCTTCTCAGCCCAGAGCCTGGCTGTGCTCCACGTGGAAGTGCCCTGCACCCGCTGGGACCTGGCCAATGGCACCAACCATGGGCACTAAGCTTGGTGCTGCATCCTGTCCCAGCAGGTAATGAGGTCTGGGGTGTCAGAGGGGCTCCAAAGTCCCAAGTATCCATGCTTCTGCTTGTGCTGGGCCTGACTCTGCTGTTCCCTTCCTTATTGTGAGTGCTGGAGATGTTTGGTCCCACCTTTTGGCTCAGTGCCCCTGGAGCACCTGGTGCTGTGCAggggagatggcagcagcacccTGCCTGTCCCCCTGCAGCACCGTGAGTGGGCACCACTGCACTCTGCATGGAGCTCCCGTTGTGGTGGCACTCACGTTCATTGCAACGGTCTGGTGGCTTTGGCGGGGGATGTGGCAGGATGGAGGAGCCCAGGTGTCCCCACTGTGGACGTGGGGGCAGACATGGCTGTGGGAATAGGGCAGAGATGCGGCCCTTGAGTGCCAGCGGGTCCTGCTGAGCCCCACAGGGAGCTGGGGTGGGTGCGAGGCAGGCATGGGAACCCTGTGCATGGCTTCCAGCTGTACCCCTGGAGGACCTGCACATCTCAGCACCCTGGGACAGCAGGACCTGAATCCTGGGGTGTGCAGGGATGCCCAGTGCAGCCCCCCATGAGCAGCgggtgctgctctgcctccatTCTGCGTGCTTGGCAGAGGGCAGCGCGGCTGcgccagcagcaccagcatgGGGACATCAGACACGAGGGAGGACATTTCTTTGGAGCCTTCCCTGCACATTAATCACTTGGGTAGTCTCCTTCATTAATTCAAAGTCGTTTGTTGAGGTTCTGGAAGCAGAAATAGCTCCCAAGCAGCCTTTTGCTATTGTGCTCTTGTCTCGGTAAAAAtagctgggctgctgctgggctgttcTGCTGGAGCGACAGGGAACCGAGCTGCTGGAGTGGGGTGTGTGGGCCGGGGCTGCAGCAGGTGCCAGGCCAGCTCCCTGCCCACTGTACCTCCTGGCCTGTGCCAGCCgtgctgctgtgtctgtgcaGGAATGGggatgcagcagtgcagcctgcagcagggctgagcgCTCCGTGCTGTGAGGTGGTGGGCACTGGGAGCAGATTGCAGGTTCCTGCCGgagtggctgtgctgtggggatgtggtCCTGCCCATTGCCCAGCTCAGCACCCAGCGGCCATGCTCAGCATCCAGGTGCTGGAGTTTGTTGGACTTCTGGAGCTGGGATTTTTCACACCGCTGTCTGCCTCAGACTAAATGACTTCAGTGTGATTGAGCTGAGGGTTTTGGAGGCCGGGGCAAAAGCAGAATGCGCTCTCTACCGGTGCTGAAAAATGCTTGCAGCATCTCCCTGTGAAGCTcgggcagctccagccctggaGGAAGGACTCAGAGCATCACTCAGAGCATCACTCAGAGCATCGCCTGCCgctgcttccagcactgctcaccGTGACCTGAAATGCTCCCAcgctgctcctgcaggcagagccgTCGTCAGCCGCACCCTGGGGATAAAGCAGTGGGGATGCTCAGTGCCCAGAGCCTGCGGGGGGTGCTGCAAAACGCTGGTAATGAGGGACCCGAGGGGTACCTGTGTCAGTTCTCAGAAGGCAGAGCAAGGGGAGGTTTGATGAGAAGTGACGTGTGGGTGCCTCTGCAGATGTGTGCCATTGAGAGCTTCCAATGAGCAGAAAAGGGAGCGAGAAGGAGCAGTgcgagctgcaggagctgcggCTGCTACAGGATGGGGATACTCTGCCTGCCCTCGGGCAGCTGGCTCTGCCAGCTCTGGTGCCACCTCTGTGCCCCGAGCACAGCGAGCGCTGCTGGAGCCGTTCCCGTGCTGTCGGGAGTGATGTGTGGCTGAGATAACAGCGGAGGCTCGTAATTCAGGAGGAGATAACAGGCTGGTGGGTGTTGTATTATTCAAATATGAAATAACTTCCTCCTTCGGAGCACGTTGCGCTTCCTGGGTGTTGGCTGGGAGTGATGGCAGTGACAGCACACGGTGTGCACAGCTCCAGGGCCAGCGCGAGGCACGGCAGCACCACCGTGTGGTGGGGCACAGCCAGCCATGCAGCTCCAGAACCCGGACAGGTGTTTGTCAGGAGCGTCCTGCTGCCTCTAAGAAGCctttggggtgggagggaggagacGGTGGCTGATATGGCTCAGCTGTGGGGCACGAGGTCCATCCCAGTGTGTGAGCCGTGCAGCTGTACCCGTCAgctctggggctgtgctgggaggatGCAGCACATGGGAGATCCCTGCCGGAGCCATCAGCCCGAGCCGGGCTGTTTTTGGCTGTTACTTGGTGAATGCAGCCCCATGTGGGCGCCGTGCTGCAGGCACACCGGGTCCTGTGCTCCTTGCCTCTCACCCCCTTGCTTGCGGCTTCTCCTGGCAGCCATGGTACCCGCTTGCCCTCGTTGAACTCcatagcagagcagcagacagCACTGGAAGGAGCTCTTTCCAGCAGGTTTCTGGCTGGCCCAGCTGCTGGCGGCAGTGCTGCGCGTTACCTGTCTCCTAGGAGacagcaggaaagcacagcaacagtGCGGGTTGGGGCCGCGCGGGCTGCCGCCGCCGCACAATTAACACCGATACTGTAAATGTCAAGGGAAGCTGAAAATAGCTGCTGCGCCCAGCCTGCCGTGCTGCGGCTATGAGAATGCCCAGCGCTGGCGCTGCTGCACCTGGGGTATGGCCCTGTGCAGGGTCCTGGCAGTGGGGATGTGATAGGGACGTGGCAGGGATGTAATGGGACATGGAAGGGATGCAGCAGTGCGTCCCCTGCACGGGGGAAGGTTCCCTCCTggcctgcagccctgggctgtgaTGTGTTCATGTGCATTTGGGATCTGGCAGTGCCCAGCAGGATGCTGTTACTTGCAGGCGTTCCTTGCTCTGTGTGTTTCATAGCAGTGTCCCCCCTGCAGCTCCATGGCTGTGCTcctgttgcagtgctgcagggcgcttggctgtgagcacagcagtgtgctgctgacCACAGAGTCCCTCCTGACCCTGTCCTGCTCCCCGCACAGCATTACTTCACCGTGAACTTCAACCATGAGAACCAGAAGACGCTGGAGCTGCGCACCGAGGATGCCAAGGACTGTGACGAGTGGGTGGCAGCCATTGCCCACGCCAGGTACTGAGGGCTGCCCCTGTGCTACGTGCTTCTGCACCCCATCCCCTGCCATGTGTATgggccagcaggctgcagggctTCCATTGGGGATAGCAAAAATGGTTGGGAATGGGATTGTTGAAGTGGggattgctgtgctgtgccatccTGGGGCAGCGGGATTGTCAGAGTGAGCACTGCCGTGCTGGGCCATGTTGGTGCAGCATCCAGCGGGGGGAGCACTGATGGCGAGGCTGGATGGCATCATGGGGTGCACGCAGGTGATTGGATGCATACAGCTCTCTGTATCCTAACTGGGGGTCCCGCTGAGCTGTGTGTCAGGGAGGTGTGGTGTGCCCGGGGGGCTCGGGGCCGCTCTGACAGCCATGTCTGCCCACAGCTACAGGACCCTGGCCACGGAGCACGAGGCGCTGATGCAGAAGTACCTCCATTTACTTCAGATTGtggaaacagagaaaactgttGCCAAGCAACTCCGACAACAGATTGAGGATGGGGAGATCGAGATCGAGCGCCTGAAGGCGGAGGTACGGGGCGGACCGGGCACAGCACTGGGGGCAGATGTAGGGGTTGTGTCACACGTGGCTGCTGGGtgggggcagtgctggggatgggctggggagCGCTGGGTGGAGAAACGGATcctggggagggatgggggctCCCCGCCATTCCCCAGCATTCTGCCTGCTGGGATTTGTGACAGGGCGCTGCGTGTGGGCAAGGAGCGCAGCacgctgtgctgggtgctggctgTGGCTCGGGCGGGTTGGGGACGTGGCTGCatccccacagccaccccaccAAGAACAGCATCCTCTGTGCCGTGTCCATAGAGCAGCACGTGCTGGGTCCTGCTGCAAGGGCACTGCAGGTGTGATGCTGTCCTTGTGCTGCAGATCGCTTCCCTGCTGAAGGACAACGAGCGCATCCAGTCGGTGCAGAGCAGCACGCCCAGCGAGGATGACAGCGACATCAAGAAAATCAAAAAGGTTCGGCACAGCCGGGCGTGGAGCTGCTGGGTCCATGTGGGGCTGTCAGGGAGGAGCTTGGCTTTGCAGCTGGGCATCCCCTGCTGCGTTGGGCTGAGCTCGGTACCCACACGAAGGTGCTGCCAGACAGTGGAGCACAACATCCACGTGGCCAGGAGTGAGCAGCCTTCTTGGGGGGGTCACATTCACCTGCTTagaagctctgctggctgctgctgcccaccagcaccGTGGCACGGCGCACTCTGTTAGTCAGCCTGTGCTGATGAGCCGGCCTGCACTAATGAGTGATGCTCCCCCAGGTGCAGAGCTTCCTGCGGGGCTGGCTGTGCCGCAGGAAGTGGAAGACCATCATCCAGGACTACATCAGGTCTCCGCACGCTGACAGCATGCGCAAGAGGAACCAGGTGGTGTTCAGCATGCTGGAGGCTGAGGCTGAATAcgtgcagcagctgcacatcCTGGTCAACAACTTCCTGCGGCCGCTGCGCATGGCTGCCAGCTCCAAGAAGCCGCCCATCACACACGATGATGTCAGCAGCATCTTCCTCAACAGGTGGGATCTGGCTCGAGAGCAGCTGGGTTAGACTCCTTGTGGAGTCCTCCGGTGGGCAGGGGGAGTGGGCTTTGCAAAGAGGTTCCTGGTGCTGTGCATGGAGGAGACACTGGGCACAGAGGAGGCGATGCTGCGTTGCGGGTGCTGTGACGATGGGGTCCCCCAGGCTCAGGGTGCTGCCAAGTACCCACTTACTGCCCTCggacctccctgcagcccccctgGCAGGACTCATCCCCAGGCTGCCTCACATGCAGCTGGGGGGTGATTTGGTCCTATTATTGTCTGCTTCTTCATCTGCTCCATGcctctgcatttctttgcagTGAAACAATCATGTTTTTGCACCAAATCTTTTACCAAGGCCTGAAAGCAAGGATATCCAGCTGGCCAACCCTTGTGCTGGGTGAGTGCCCCTcggccctgctctgctccccgcTTCTCGCTGCTGTCCTAACGAGGCTTGGCAGACTTCTTGCTAATTGTTGGCAGTgaagtgcagcactgcacattGCTGCCGGCCCCTGAGCCTTGTTAACGTCAGGCATGGGCCTGAGCAAAGAAAAGAGAGTGAATGGAGAAAACCAATTGCTGCCTCTGCCCGCAGCTGACCTCTTTGACATCCTGCTGCCCATGCTGAACATCTACCAGGAGTTTGTGCGGAACCACCAGTACAGCCTGCAGATCCTGGCGCACTGCAAGCAGAACCGTGACTTTGACAAGCTGCTGAAGCACTACGAGGCCAAGCCCGACTGTGAGGAGCGCACGCTGGAGACCTTCCTCACCTACCCCATGTTCCAGGTGACCGTGGCTGATAAACCCCCgtgccccagcccagccccagccctgtgctgtgctgctgagccttgctctgctctgtgccgcAGATCCCCCGGTACATCCTGACGCTGCACGAGCTGCTGGCCCACACCCCGCACGAGCACGTGGAGAGGAACAGCCTGGATTATGCCAAGTCCAAGCTGGAGGAGCTCTCCAGGTCAGAGCCGTGGGGTGGCACAGGGCTGCGTGGTGGTTCTGGGAACGTCCCTTCATTTGTGAGCTTACCCAGTGCAGCCCCCCGGCCTGTTTCAGTagagctgcagaacagcttGGGCGTGTGTCATTGGAGCTCATCTCCCTCCTGCAGGATAATGCACGATGAAGTGAGTGAGACCGAAAACATCCGAAAAAATCTGGCCATAGAGCGGATGATCATCGAGGGCTGTGAGATTCTGCTGGACACCAGCCAGACCTTTGTACGGCAAGGTACCgtgctcctgctgccctgccctccTCGGTCAGTGCAGCGCCCCATGGCACTCGCTGTCCCTGCCGCCCCACGGAGCCAGCTGGAGCCGGGGATGGGTGCTCTCCCTGCAGGGTCCCTCATCCAAGTGCCGATGTCAGAGAAGGGGAAGATCACACGCGGGCGGCTGGGCTCTCTGTCGCTGCGCAAGGAGGGTGAGCGGCAgtgcttcctcttctccaaacacCTGATCATCTGCACGCGCGGCTCTGGCGGCAAGCTGCACCTCACCAAGGTGGGCATGGGCGGCGGGGCATGGCACGTGGCAGGGGCTGGGGCAGTAGAACCCAGTCCTGCTGTGGCTGGATTTACCATCCTGCTTCTGACCCCGACTCCCGCTCTGCAGAACGGCGTCATCTCCCTCATCGACTGCACGCTGATCGAGGAGCAGGAGAGCACTGATGAGGATGGTAGGTACCCCCACAGTCCCTGAGCCCTTCCTTGGGGTGGGGGGATTTGTGCATTTCCCCATCCAATGTCACCTTGCGTGCTTGGTCTGCTCCAAAGCAAAAGCTTCAGGGCAGGACATCGACCATCTCGACTTCAAGATTGTGGTGGAGCCGAAGGATGCCTCGTCCTTCACCGTCATCCTCGTGGCATCCTCCAGGCAGGAGAAGGCCGCCTGGACCAGCGACATCAGCCAGGTACGGTTTGCCCCTGGGAGCCAGCACGCGTGCTGTGTGGCCACAGAGCATCGCCAGAAGGTGTGTCTGGTGGCTCAAACAGTGGAAGTGCAGTATGGGGATGCCAAGAGCTGCACCACGTGGATATGGGGTGTCCCATGGGCTGCCTATGGGCTGTGCCTTGAGTTGACTTCTCCCCTGACCCCTGCATGTGGTAACACCTTACAAGCTCTGCGCTTGCTTTGCACAGAGttggattttaggaaaaaattcttctccaaaagagaagaaacaggagCAGGGTGCTGCTGCCACCGCTGCCCCCTCCCATGTCCCCCACTGTCTCTCACAGTGCGTGGACAATATCCGCTGCAATGGGCTCATGATGAACGCCTTCGAGGAGAACTCCAAGGTCACCGTGCCACAGATGATCAAGTGAGTGCCgcagagcactgctgtgtgctgcatggCTGTGGGGCTCTGCCCTGCCCCAGCTTTGGCTCCCATCTGGGGCCCAGCCTTCCCCGGAGCGGTCCCGAGGCACCCCGTGAGCAGCGCTCCTTCCCCCAGCAccctccatccctgctctcTGCATGCCTCGAGTGcggctgctcctgccctgcagctcttgGTCTCGTTCCAGGCTGGAGCCACAGATCTCTTGTTTCTCTGCAGGTCTGATGCCAGCTTGTATTGTGATGATGTTGACATTAGGTTCAGTAAAACGATGAATTCCTGCAAGGTCCTCCAGATCCGCTATGCAAGCGTGGAACGGCTGCTGGAGCGGCTGACGGACCTGCGCTTCCTGAGCATCGACTTTCTGAACACGTTCCTGCACTCGTACCGTGTCTTCACCACCGCCCTGGTTGTTCTTGACAAGCTCATCACCATCTACAAGAAACCCATCAGCGCCATCCCTGCGCGGTGAGGCTCTGTCTGTGCTGTCTCCCTCCTGGcggcatgctgtgctgtgctgcagggtgagTGCCAGCTCCCGTCTCCTCCTGCAGGtccctggagctgctgtttgCCAGCAGCCAGAACACCAAGCTGCTCTATGGCGAGCCCCCCAAGTCCCCCCGTGCCAACCGCAAGTTCTCCTCGCCGCCGCCGCTCTCCATCACCAAATCGTCGTCCCCCAGCCGGCGCAGGAAGCTCTCCCTCAACATCCCCATCATCACGGGGGGCAAAGCGCTGGACCTGGCGGcgctcagctgctcctccaacGGCTATGCAAGCATGTACTCCTCCATGGGCCCCTTCAGCAAGACCACCTTGGACATCAACAAGCTGTACGTGTCCAGCAGCTACCCCAACAAGATCACTGATGAAGGGGAAGCGGCCGCAGAGAAAcaggaggagatgctgccaAGCAAGCAGAGTGAGTCCTCGCGGGAAGGGCAGGCGGTGTCCTGGCTGTGACCTGCCAGGGCCACATTGCCGTCACGTGGGTgtctgggctgcagctccagggtAGGGCACGGGCTGTAAAGAAATATGGGGCTGCACCGTGCTCAGTGCCGGCCATGAGCACTCCCTGCTCCCCAGGCTCAGACGTGTCCGTCCGGGAGGAGTCTGACACCGACCCCAACCAGAGCGATGAGGCGGAGGCTGAAACGTCCCCGACAAAATCTCCGACCACTCCCATGTCCATCAAGTGCAAGAACTCCTCAGGTGAGATGTGAGCACAACCCTGTGGCAAGCTGCGGGCTgcggtggggatggggggcctggctgggctgctgctgtggttgaGGGCTGCCGTTCCCCCTCCAGATTTCTCCCTGTTCTCCTACAACAACGGTGTGGTGATGCCATCCTGCCGGGAGCTGGACAGCACTCGCAGTGCCCTGTCTGCCGCCTCCGCCTTCGCCATCGCCACGGCAGGTGCCAATGAGGGGACCCCCACCAAGGAGAAGTACCGGCGCATGTCGCTGGCCAGCGCAGGTGCGGGGTTGGGTTCTGCTGGGTCCGGGTCTGCATGTGCCCGTCCCCACCGTGTTTGGCagctgcccccagcagcaccgtgGCTCTGCAGATTGCACATTGCAGGCAGCCAAGCCCTTTGCAGATGCAGCTCAACTGCTTTGGGGTACTTGGAAACACAGggcttttccttcttgcaaTCCTAAAAGTACATCAAGCAGGTCCTGACAGCACCACggcagtgctgagcagtgctccTGCTTTCAGGCTTCCCGACCGACCAGCGGAATGGGGACAAGGAGTTTGTCATCCGGAGAGCAGCCACCAACAGGGTCCTCAACGTGCTGCGGCACTGGGTCTCCAAGCATTCACAGGTGCAGCGGGGGGTCCAGGCAGTGGTGTGCCCATGGCACAGGACAGCTCAGGGGGTCTGGGTGTGCTCTTTGGGATCTGGGTACCTGCACAGGTTTGGCAGCGGGTTCAGCCaggacttttttctttaattaagcAAATGAATGGGCACGGGGAGATGGGAGGCACTGTGGATGCAGCAGGGCACCACGGCACGGGGCTGTGGGGAAGTGCATCACTGGGGTTCGGTTGCTGGGGGGAGTCAGCAGGATGAGATCAGGGTCAGGGGGCCGTGGTGTTCCCTGGTGTCCCCCATCCTCATAGTGTTGTAATGCACTGTGAGTGAAATCGATCGCAGCTGTGATTGTGCCTGATTTGGCAGGACTTTGAAACTAATGAGGAGCTGAAGTTCAGGGTGATCAGCTTTCTGGAGGAGGTGATTCACGACCCCGAGCTCCTGACccaggagaggaaagcagctgcaaaCATCATCAGGTGAGGGACTGGTGGAGGGTTCACTTCTggtgcagttctgggctcctgTGGCTGCTCCCAGGGTACAAGTGGGCATGAGGACACAAATGGGAACCGGGGCAgactgagctggtggggagcaacccagcctgtggtggggggggCAGTTCCAGGATCCTTTGTCCTTTCCTACCCAACCATGCCAAGAGCCGTGATTCTAAGTGCTGTATCCTTTTGTGTCACAGAACTCTGACACAGGAGGACCCGGGGGACAACCAGACCACGCTGGAGGAAGTGGTGCAGATGGTGAGCTCTGTCAGCCGCTCGCAGCAGCCCACTGCTGGAAACGGcagcaccaatgcagcccccatCCAGATCCATCCATCCGCACCattggcagtgctgcaggggcaCAGAGATCTGCCAGCCCGCAGGGTACAGGGTTGCCCCATGGGTTCCCAGTTCCCCAGCCCCgcaccagagctgctggctgtgggctTGGGGTGCTGTGTCAGCACGGCTCCAAGTGGAGCACAGGGAACGTGCGGTGCATTCACAGAGCTCAGGGTGAGCACAGTGCTGGTGCCGCTTCTCTGcactcagagaaaacaaagcctggAAAAAAACGGCAGCACTCCAGCGTGGCCTGGTGCTCCTGAgccaacagctctgctgccccctgGTCTGCACgctgctttctgcaggcttGGAGTCACTTCTGGTTTTAAGGCTTTTGTCTGCAATCACTGGAGCTGCAAACTGCCCTGGAAGTGGAGCATGCAAACAAACATGGGGATTTTGCTCTGCTGCACTCCACGAGGAGCTGAGCTTTAAGGACAACACCTGGCAAAGGCAGTGCCCTGCAAGGCTTGGGGTGCTCGTTAGGGTGCAAGGGCTGCCAGGTCCCCTCGTGGTGTTCCTCCACCTCAGGGGTGctcacacagctcctgctgcgaTTCCTTGCTGCTTTGTTAACTAAGCAGACGTAGGGCAGAAAGGCAGTGGTTACACAAACCAGTGTGCTGGGATCTGACACTCCATTAAGTCAGCAGCGGGGATCAGGTGGTTGTGTGTGTCCACACGGACACGTGTGTGAATGTGATTAATGCTCTGGGAGCCACCAGCACTGTGTGGGGCCAGGGAGAGCTGCTGTGATGAGTAGGGTTCATGGCACAGGAGATGGCTTTGCCTTTCTCTTGGAAGTCCCAACTCAGTGCCTGTCCTTGGGACACCCgtggtcaggctggatgggctctgagcgCTGGTGGAGCTGGGGggtccctgctcattgcatcAGGTCCAGAGGGTCTTGGGGGCCCTTTCCAGCCCGAGCTGGTCTGTGATGCAGTGATCCTAAGCAGCCCTCGTTTCTGCACCGTAGGCTGAGGGAGTCAAAGCGGAGCCCTTTGAGAGTCACTCTGCGCTGGAGATAGCAGAGCAGCTGACACTGCTCGACCACCTGGTCTTCAAGAAGATCCCCTACGAGTGAGTGTGGTGTGGGGTGTCCTGCTGGTGGGGCGGTGTGGCCTCAGCAGTGAGAGGtcagctcagcgctgccctttGCAGGGAGTTCTTCGGGCAGGGCTGGATGAAGCTGGAGAAGAACGAGCGGACGCCGTACATCATGAAGAACACGAAGCACTTCAATGATGTGAGCGGGGCTGCGGGGTGGGACGGCGGGCGATAAGGAAAACGGAGCGTGCGGCACGTGGGTGCGGGCTGAGGCGCTGCCCGAAGCGCTGctgatgctggggctgctgcctccCGAAGGTCAGCAACTTAATTGCGTCCGAGATCCTGCGCAACGAGGAGCTCACCGCGCGCGTCAGCGCCATCGAGAAGTGGGTGGCGGTAGCCGACATCTGCCGCTGCCTGCACAACTACAACGCCGTGCTGGAGATCACCTCCTCCCTCAACCGCAGCGCGATCTTCCGCCTGAAGAAAACCTGGCTGAAGGTCTCCAAGCAGGTGGGGAcgctgggctgcagctggacGCTGCCTTTTGGTCGGCCCCTGCAGGAGGGAGCATTGCAGCTGGAGGGAccctcctgccctcccccagGGGCGGTTGCTGCCGTGCACACCCGTGCGTACGTGCGCTTCTTGTTGAGGGCTTCCCGGACCAATTATGGATGAGCAGAATTAATTCCTGTGTCGATTTACTTGGTGCAGAAATAGCTTCTATCGAGCCTGCCGGAGCCCGGGGGCTGCCAGAGCCAGAACTGCTGTGTGGGCTCCTCCCGAGTCTGAAATATCTCATATTTTTGCTGCAAAGAGCTAAACCTGTGCATTAAGACAGGCGCGGGCAAAGGAGGAGGCggggagctgtgtgctgtgctgtgctgtgctgtgccgtgctgtgctgtgctgcaggggctTTGCTCAGCATCTGCTCCGCTCCTCCATGTGGTCCCAGCAGCCAcatgctgctcccagcactgcagtggggAAGGGGTCCCATGGGCCGGCAGGTGGAGATGGGAGGGGGTTCCTGCCTGTGCCACCCCAGGGTACGCTTTGGGTCTCTTGCAGACGAAGGCTCTGATCGACAAGCTGCAGAAGCTGGTGTCCTCGGAGGGCAGGTTCAAGAACCTGAGGGAGGCACTGAAAAAGTGAGTGAGGGCTGTGACCTGTTTGGGGGGCTGCACTacagtgagcagggctgggtgcctTTCTGACACTCAGGTTCCACACAAGGTTGCTGTATGATATTCATGTCGTGCTGCACAGAGTGCCACGTATGGCCCAGGGGCAGTGGGTCGGCACACTGCTTGCTTTGCCTCCTGCCTCCCTGTGTCCCCTTAGCTCTGGGGCTGATTAGTCACTGCCCTCAGTGAGCCCAGAGGTGCTGGGACAGGGTCACCCACTCTCATCACACTCCTCCCATGCAGTTCTAGTTCATTTTTCTGTAGCTGGCAAAGAGATGGTGGGGTTGAGCCCTGGAGCTCCTGCGCCTTACAGAACCCTTCAGATCCTGGTAGCTGTGGGGCACA
This window of the Excalfactoria chinensis isolate bCotChi1 chromosome 10, bCotChi1.hap2, whole genome shotgun sequence genome carries:
- the RASGRF1 gene encoding ras-specific guanine nucleotide-releasing factor 1, with the protein product MQKGMRLNDGHVTYLGLLAKKDGARKGYLSKRSSDNTKWHTKWFALLQNMLFYFETDSSSRPSGLYLLEGCVCDRAPSPKPSLSAKDSLEKQHYFTVNFNHENQKTLELRTEDAKDCDEWVAAIAHASYRTLATEHEALMQKYLHLLQIVETEKTVAKQLRQQIEDGEIEIERLKAEIASLLKDNERIQSVQSSTPSEDDSDIKKIKKVQSFLRGWLCRRKWKTIIQDYIRSPHADSMRKRNQVVFSMLEAEAEYVQQLHILVNNFLRPLRMAASSKKPPITHDDVSSIFLNSETIMFLHQIFYQGLKARISSWPTLVLADLFDILLPMLNIYQEFVRNHQYSLQILAHCKQNRDFDKLLKHYEAKPDCEERTLETFLTYPMFQIPRYILTLHELLAHTPHEHVERNSLDYAKSKLEELSRIMHDEVSETENIRKNLAIERMIIEGCEILLDTSQTFVRQGSLIQVPMSEKGKITRGRLGSLSLRKEGERQCFLFSKHLIICTRGSGGKLHLTKNGVISLIDCTLIEEQESTDEDAKASGQDIDHLDFKIVVEPKDASSFTVILVASSRQEKAAWTSDISQCVDNIRCNGLMMNAFEENSKVTVPQMIKSDASLYCDDVDIRFSKTMNSCKVLQIRYASVERLLERLTDLRFLSIDFLNTFLHSYRVFTTALVVLDKLITIYKKPISAIPARSLELLFASSQNTKLLYGEPPKSPRANRKFSSPPPLSITKSSSPSRRRKLSLNIPIITGGKALDLAALSCSSNGYASMYSSMGPFSKTTLDINKLYVSSSYPNKITDEGEAAAEKQEEMLPSKQSSDVSVREESDTDPNQSDEAEAETSPTKSPTTPMSIKCKNSSDFSLFSYNNGVVMPSCRELDSTRSALSAASAFAIATAGANEGTPTKEKYRRMSLASAGFPTDQRNGDKEFVIRRAATNRVLNVLRHWVSKHSQDFETNEELKFRVISFLEEVIHDPELLTQERKAAANIIRTLTQEDPGDNQTTLEEVVQMAEGVKAEPFESHSALEIAEQLTLLDHLVFKKIPYEEFFGQGWMKLEKNERTPYIMKNTKHFNDVSNLIASEILRNEELTARVSAIEKWVAVADICRCLHNYNAVLEITSSLNRSAIFRLKKTWLKVSKQTKALIDKLQKLVSSEGRFKNLREALKNCDPPCVPYLGMYLTDLAFIEEGTPNYTEDGLVNFSKMRMISHIIREIRQFQQTSYKIEHQPKVTQYLLDQSGVMDEEALYGASLRMEPKLPS